One Tachysurus fulvidraco isolate hzauxx_2018 chromosome 2, HZAU_PFXX_2.0, whole genome shotgun sequence DNA segment encodes these proteins:
- the LOC113657234 gene encoding small vasohibin-binding protein isoform X1 has protein sequence MKSLIPGSEIMDAGSRKDRTKQKETSVRGDRVKQKSAQQELKQRQRAEIYALNKVMTELEQQQFETFCKQMQSQPE, from the exons ATG AAATCACTAATCCCAGGCAGTGAGATAATGGACGCTGGCAGCCGGAAAGACCGAACCAAACAGAAGGAGACGTCTGTAAGAGGGGACCGAGTGAAACAGAAATCTGCTCAGCAGGAGctcaaacagagacagagagcagag ATCTACGCCCTGAACAAAGTCATGACGGAGCTGGAACAGCAGCAGTTCGAGACGTTTTGCAAGCAGATGCAGTCGCAACCAGAATGA
- the fbxo2 gene encoding F-box only protein 2: MARNLLKNPNGDEDMDFWYLTENGGNEWQVEDMPGDCGPEVGIEGVNKYFTTSFELCLKNQVIDLVAEGYAPEDLDNQPTVTIEDWYSGRTDCGCMYLLTVRLLDENKEVLSEYKPEPVILDPDTDDCSWKQVTHTLSDYGPGLRFISFEHGGKDTKYWQGWFGVRVTGSYVAIDL, from the exons ATGGCAAGAAACCTTCTCAAGAATCCAAACGGAGACG AGGATATGGACTTCTGGTATTTGACGGAGAATGGTGGAAACGAGTGGCAAGTGGAGGACATGCCCGGGGACTGCGGACCTGAAGTCGGCATCGAGGGCGTTAACAAATACTTCACCACCTCGTTTGA ATTGTGTCTGAAGAATCAGGTGATTGATCTGGTAGCAGAAGGCTACGCTCCAGAGGACTTGGACAATCAGCCAACTGTCACAATTGAGGACTG gtacAGTGGCCGAACAGACTGTGGCTGCATGTACCTGCTAACCGTCCGTCTTCTGGATGAGAATAAAGAGGTGTTGAGTGAGTACAAGCCCGAGCCTGTGATTCTCGACCCAGACACCGATGACTGCTCATGGAAACAG GTCACCCACACGCTGTCCGACTACGGCCCCGGTTTGCGCTTCATCTCTTTCGAGCATGGTGGAAAGGACACTAAATACTGGCAAGGCTGGTTTGGAGTGAGAGTGACCGGGAGCTACGTCGCTATAGACCTCTGA
- the LOC113657234 gene encoding small vasohibin-binding protein isoform X2 — MDAGSRKDRTKQKETSVRGDRVKQKSAQQELKQRQRAEIYALNKVMTELEQQQFETFCKQMQSQPE, encoded by the exons ATGGACGCTGGCAGCCGGAAAGACCGAACCAAACAGAAGGAGACGTCTGTAAGAGGGGACCGAGTGAAACAGAAATCTGCTCAGCAGGAGctcaaacagagacagagagcagag ATCTACGCCCTGAACAAAGTCATGACGGAGCTGGAACAGCAGCAGTTCGAGACGTTTTGCAAGCAGATGCAGTCGCAACCAGAATGA